One window of Chitinophagaceae bacterium genomic DNA carries:
- the pbpC gene encoding penicillin-binding protein 1C, with translation MLIVLFQLCIYIISPQNRECVPSKIYLYTDFLFMKIFGKYKLVKLLGLSSVVLFLGWWWFSLPENLFEKEYSFILESREGNLMGALIASDEQWRFPPPENIPDKFLHALIEFEDKRFYYHFGIDPIAIVRAVRENVKNKKIVSGGSTISMQLARLSRKSPGRTVWDKSIETLLALRIELRYSKSEILNLYATHAPFGGNVVGLEAASWRYFGRPPEDLSWAEAATLAVLPNNPSVIHPGRNRAHLKNKRNSLLYRLYKKEHFDSLSYSLFIEEPLPEKPKSLPQISPQLLHRAKSEFGKKQYRLRTTIDFDLQSKVNNLAKVHAGKLKHNHIKHLAVVVADVNTGQYLAYTGNVPEANQLVSGNQLDLVRAKRSTGSVLKPVLYAAMLTEGDILPESLIADIPTQIGSYSPQNFNLEYEGAVPAYKALARSLNVPAVRMLRAFGVEKFYAVLEETGFLSLDQPPGHYGLTLALGGAEGTLEDVASIYTGMSRLLNEYHPHSGKYSENLFRPLSYTFEDSKSNTYSNTSVLEAGAVWHTMEALLHVERPQSETGWLFTKPNQKIAWKTGTSFGFRDAWSVGITPEYVVAVWVGNADGEGRPGIIGIEAAAPLMFNVFHLLGSGNSWFRTPHDDLIEMNVCTKSGFKAGMACESYEKTLVPPGGRKSSVCPYHRIVHTDMDENWQINAGCKDINEIIQKSWFVLPPAMAHYFRMSNASYKPLPPLHQDCRHSSESEKMIGLIYPRHRPNILIPLEVDGNQESVIFEATHQLAGVNIYWHLNNEFLGTTKHFHKMSLQPKPGKHNLTLIDEKGYQISQSFEILPNFQY, from the coding sequence ATGCTTATAGTGCTTTTCCAGCTATGTATTTACATCATTTCACCGCAAAATAGAGAATGTGTACCTTCGAAGATTTATCTTTATACTGATTTTTTATTTATGAAAATTTTCGGGAAATATAAACTTGTAAAACTTTTAGGCCTAAGCTCTGTAGTCCTCTTTTTAGGATGGTGGTGGTTTTCTCTGCCTGAAAATCTGTTTGAAAAAGAATACTCTTTTATACTGGAAAGCAGAGAAGGAAATTTAATGGGGGCACTAATTGCATCTGATGAACAATGGCGGTTTCCTCCACCTGAAAACATTCCGGATAAGTTTTTACATGCACTGATTGAGTTTGAAGATAAACGTTTTTATTACCACTTTGGAATTGACCCAATTGCAATTGTAAGGGCAGTAAGAGAGAATGTAAAAAATAAGAAAATCGTCAGTGGAGGGAGCACTATCAGTATGCAACTGGCAAGACTGTCCAGGAAGTCACCCGGTCGTACAGTTTGGGATAAATCCATAGAAACATTACTGGCATTACGCATAGAATTAAGGTACTCAAAATCAGAAATTCTCAACCTTTATGCTACTCATGCTCCTTTTGGCGGAAATGTAGTTGGTCTTGAAGCTGCTTCGTGGCGTTATTTTGGAAGGCCTCCTGAAGACCTGAGCTGGGCAGAAGCAGCAACGCTTGCCGTTTTGCCAAATAACCCATCGGTTATACATCCCGGGAGAAACAGAGCGCATTTGAAAAATAAGCGGAATAGTCTTCTTTACAGGCTTTATAAAAAAGAGCATTTTGATTCATTAAGTTATTCTTTATTTATAGAAGAACCTCTTCCGGAAAAACCGAAAAGCCTTCCCCAAATAAGCCCTCAGCTTTTACACAGAGCTAAGTCAGAGTTTGGGAAAAAACAATACCGCCTGAGAACAACCATTGATTTTGACTTACAATCAAAAGTGAACAATTTAGCAAAAGTGCATGCCGGCAAATTAAAACACAATCACATTAAGCATTTAGCAGTGGTTGTTGCTGATGTAAACACCGGACAGTATTTAGCGTATACCGGCAATGTTCCCGAAGCCAATCAGCTTGTTTCAGGAAATCAGCTTGATTTAGTCCGTGCGAAAAGAAGTACCGGAAGCGTTTTAAAGCCGGTTTTGTATGCGGCTATGTTAACCGAGGGAGACATACTTCCGGAAAGTCTGATTGCTGATATCCCTACTCAAATAGGCAGCTATTCACCTCAAAATTTTAATCTTGAATATGAAGGAGCCGTGCCGGCTTATAAGGCCTTGGCAAGATCCCTGAACGTTCCGGCTGTGCGAATGTTAAGAGCTTTTGGAGTAGAAAAATTTTATGCTGTTTTGGAAGAAACCGGATTTCTTTCACTCGATCAACCGCCGGGGCACTACGGATTGACCTTAGCTCTCGGTGGTGCAGAAGGAACTCTTGAGGATGTAGCTTCAATTTATACCGGGATGAGTAGATTGCTGAATGAGTACCATCCCCACTCCGGCAAGTATTCAGAAAACCTGTTCCGGCCACTCAGCTATACTTTTGAAGATTCAAAAAGCAATACATATAGCAATACTTCTGTGTTAGAAGCCGGGGCTGTATGGCACACTATGGAAGCTTTGCTGCATGTGGAAAGACCTCAAAGTGAAACGGGCTGGCTTTTTACCAAACCGAATCAAAAAATCGCCTGGAAAACCGGTACCAGTTTTGGTTTCAGAGATGCCTGGTCCGTGGGAATCACTCCGGAATATGTTGTGGCTGTGTGGGTTGGAAATGCCGATGGAGAAGGGCGGCCCGGGATTATAGGCATTGAAGCTGCTGCACCTCTTATGTTTAATGTGTTTCATTTATTAGGTTCAGGTAATTCCTGGTTCAGAACTCCTCATGATGACTTAATTGAAATGAATGTCTGCACAAAAAGCGGCTTTAAAGCGGGCATGGCTTGTGAGTCGTATGAAAAGACGTTAGTGCCTCCGGGAGGACGTAAAAGTTCTGTTTGTCCCTATCACAGAATTGTGCATACCGATATGGATGAAAATTGGCAGATAAATGCCGGCTGCAAAGATATAAATGAAATAATTCAAAAGTCCTGGTTTGTTTTGCCTCCTGCTATGGCACATTATTTCAGGATGTCTAATGCTTCTTACAAACCGCTTCCTCCACTACATCAGGATTGTCGCCATTCTTCTGAATCTGAAAAAATGATAGGCCTTATTTACCCGAGACATCGGCCCAATATTTTAATTCCTTTGGAGGTAGATGGAAATCAGGAGTCCGTGATTTTTGAAGCAACACATCAGTTAGCAGGGGTAAATATTTACTGGCATTTAAATAATGAATTCCTTGGTACTACTAAACATTTTCACAAAATGTCTTTACAACCAAAACCCGGTAAACACAATCTTACTTTAATAGACGAAAAGGGTTATCAAATCAGTCAGTCATTTGAAATTCTACCAAATTTTCAATATTAA
- a CDS encoding sodium:proton exchanger yields MEAILETSFFEFAIILIFAAVLGGIGQMLRQPLIVMFILLGILLGPSVLDLIKSEEEINLLAEMGIAVLLFVVGLKLDLKLIKSTGKIALLTGLGQVFFTSFFGFFIGQLLGYSVIASTYIAIALTFSSTIIIVKLLSDKKEIDALHGQIALGFLIVQDIVVVLLMIVLSAMGKTGEGHVAWDVVLVVLKGLGLLGGIGLLMKFVLPYLVMKLAKSTELLLLFAISWAIGLAAFSDYIGFSSEVGAFLGGISLASTPFRENLSNRLVSIRDFLLLFFFIHLGSGLDLSLLGDQVLPATLFSVFVLVGNPLIVMIIMGYMGYRRRTSFLAGLTVAQISEFSLIFAALGMSLGHIDEQITGLITMVGLITIGISTYLILYSHQIFEKISPVLKIFERKKPYRENNLKDIEKESFDVILFGLGRYGSQILQHLKSEGYKVLGIDFDPEISKQKNDKGSTMIYGDIEDPEILESIPTDGVKFMISSINDQYSSACLAKCAQKKGFKGKLIATAYRRAEVEPLKERGFDMVLVPFTDSALSVHDKLQDLEKANS; encoded by the coding sequence ATGGAAGCAATTTTAGAAACATCTTTTTTCGAATTTGCAATAATTTTAATCTTTGCTGCTGTTCTCGGAGGCATTGGTCAAATGTTAAGGCAGCCTTTGATTGTAATGTTCATTTTGCTGGGTATTTTATTAGGTCCATCTGTTTTAGATTTAATAAAATCAGAAGAGGAAATTAATTTACTGGCGGAAATGGGTATTGCCGTGTTGTTGTTTGTAGTGGGTTTAAAACTGGATTTAAAACTCATAAAGTCTACCGGTAAAATTGCATTATTAACAGGCTTGGGGCAGGTGTTTTTTACCTCATTTTTCGGTTTTTTTATTGGACAGTTACTCGGCTATTCTGTTATTGCTTCAACCTATATAGCAATTGCATTAACCTTTTCAAGCACGATTATCATTGTAAAGCTTTTATCTGATAAAAAAGAAATTGATGCTCTGCACGGTCAAATTGCCCTTGGTTTTCTCATTGTTCAGGACATAGTGGTTGTATTATTAATGATAGTGCTCTCAGCTATGGGTAAAACCGGTGAAGGGCATGTGGCCTGGGATGTGGTTTTAGTCGTTTTAAAAGGCTTGGGGCTACTTGGCGGGATTGGTTTATTGATGAAGTTTGTCTTGCCGTATTTGGTTATGAAACTGGCAAAATCTACTGAACTTTTGCTTTTATTTGCTATTTCATGGGCTATTGGCTTAGCTGCTTTCAGTGATTATATTGGTTTTAGCAGTGAAGTAGGGGCATTTTTAGGTGGGATTTCCTTAGCATCAACACCATTTAGAGAAAACTTAAGCAACCGCTTAGTCAGTATCAGAGATTTTTTACTTTTATTCTTCTTTATACATTTAGGCTCCGGTTTGGATTTATCCCTATTGGGAGATCAGGTTCTGCCGGCTACCTTATTTTCGGTTTTTGTTTTAGTTGGTAATCCCCTGATTGTAATGATTATAATGGGCTATATGGGTTATAGGCGTAGGACATCTTTTTTGGCCGGATTGACCGTTGCTCAAATCAGTGAATTCTCTTTAATATTTGCTGCCTTAGGCATGAGCTTGGGGCATATAGATGAGCAAATAACCGGTTTGATAACTATGGTTGGGTTAATTACTATAGGTATTTCTACATACCTGATTTTATATTCACATCAAATTTTTGAAAAAATATCGCCCGTATTGAAAATTTTTGAAAGGAAAAAACCATATCGTGAGAATAACCTAAAAGACATAGAGAAAGAGAGCTTTGATGTGATTTTGTTTGGCCTGGGAAGATATGGCAGTCAAATTTTACAGCATTTGAAAAGTGAGGGATATAAAGTTTTGGGGATAGATTTTGACCCGGAAATCTCAAAACAAAAAAATGACAAAGGTAGCACTATGATATATGGTGACATTGAAGATCCTGAAATATTGGAAAGCATTCCAACTGATGGGGTAAAGTTTATGATTAGCAGCATAAATGACCAATACAGTTCTGCTTGCTTAGCAAAATGTGCGCAGAAAAAAGGATTTAAAGGCAAGCTTATTGCAACAGCTTACCGGAGGGCAGAAGTTGAGCCTTTGAAGGAAAGGGGGTTTGATATGGTTTTGGTTCCCTTTACCGATTCGGCTCTGTCTGTTCATGATAAACTTCAGGATTTAGAGAAAGCAAACTCTTAA
- a CDS encoding DNA polymerase IV, which translates to MERTIVHIDLDAFFVSVERLKDPGLNNKPVIVGGGKRGVVASCSYEARKFGVHSAMPVQRAVSLCPEAILVSGNSSDYSYYSNVITEIIDEKAPLYQKSSIDEFYLDLTGMDKVIGAYKWATELRKEIIKKTGLPISFGMSINKMVAKITTGFAKPNGQKHVERADVQDFLDPLVVKKIPGIGEKTTFALNALDIFTIKDLRNTPESLLVNHFGNQGYFLLKKARGEDNSPVIQHNERKSISTESTFEEDSRDLKKMEVYLTAMVLKLCYRLRKKGLYPETLTVKVRYADFSTFSKQTKIDRLIDERSLTPLAKKLFYMLYDKKSLIRLIGVRLGDLNNNAVQLGLFDEQNNTTQYDNLTKSMDKIREKYGESTITKASAFHKK; encoded by the coding sequence ATGGAAAGAACAATTGTTCATATTGATTTAGATGCTTTTTTTGTGTCTGTTGAGCGTTTAAAAGATCCGGGCTTAAACAATAAACCGGTTATAGTGGGTGGCGGAAAAAGGGGCGTTGTTGCTTCCTGTAGTTATGAAGCCCGCAAGTTTGGGGTTCACTCTGCCATGCCTGTTCAAAGAGCTGTCAGCTTATGCCCCGAGGCAATTTTAGTGTCGGGGAATAGTTCTGATTACAGCTATTATTCAAATGTGATTACTGAAATTATAGATGAAAAAGCTCCATTGTATCAAAAATCTTCAATTGATGAATTTTATCTGGACTTAACGGGCATGGACAAAGTTATTGGAGCCTATAAATGGGCGACGGAATTGAGAAAAGAAATTATTAAAAAAACAGGACTACCAATTTCTTTTGGTATGTCAATTAATAAAATGGTGGCTAAAATCACCACCGGCTTTGCAAAGCCCAACGGTCAAAAACATGTTGAAAGAGCTGACGTACAGGACTTTTTAGACCCATTAGTCGTTAAAAAAATCCCCGGCATAGGTGAAAAAACAACTTTTGCTTTAAATGCACTTGATATTTTTACAATAAAAGACTTGAGAAACACACCCGAATCACTTTTGGTGAACCATTTTGGTAATCAGGGTTATTTTTTACTGAAAAAAGCCAGAGGAGAAGATAATAGTCCGGTTATTCAACACAATGAAAGAAAATCTATTTCAACGGAATCTACTTTTGAAGAAGACAGCAGAGATTTAAAAAAAATGGAGGTATATCTTACCGCTATGGTTTTGAAACTCTGTTATCGTTTACGAAAAAAGGGTCTTTATCCTGAAACCTTAACGGTTAAAGTGCGCTATGCTGATTTTTCAACATTTTCCAAGCAAACTAAAATTGACAGACTGATTGATGAAAGGTCACTAACGCCTTTAGCAAAAAAGCTTTTTTATATGCTTTACGATAAAAAGTCATTAATCCGATTAATTGGAGTAAGACTAGGGGATTTAAATAATAATGCGGTTCAATTGGGTCTTTTTGATGAGCAAAACAATACAACACAGTATGACAACTTAACAAAAAGCATGGATAAAATCCGTGAAAAGTATGGGGAAAGCACCATCACAAAAGCTT